Proteins encoded within one genomic window of Pseudochaenichthys georgianus unplaced genomic scaffold, fPseGeo1.2 scaffold_425_arrow_ctg1, whole genome shotgun sequence:
- the LOC117442410 gene encoding pepsin A-like, whose protein sequence is MQRAFVLCAVVALSECFFQVPLEKGKTARENLEEQGLWEEYRLKYPYNPMVKFDDSFAVGDESMTNDADMAYYGIISIGTPPQSFKVIFDTGSSNLWIPSIYCNSRACNNHDKFNPSTSSTFRNNGHALRIQYGTGSMTGFLGYDTVTVGGLAVKNQIIGLSETEAPFMQYMRADGILGLAYPRLSASGATPVFDNMMSENLVNKDMFSVYLSSDTQQGSVVTFGGIDPNHYSGSITWIPLSRELYWQITVDSVTVNGEVVACNGGCQAIVDTGTSLIVGPQSSISNINSKVGATNNNGDYMVNCNSIAQLPDVIFHIHGETFTIPGTGYVRGSQSYGCRTGFGNGGDNLWILGDVFIRQYYAIFSRAQNMVGLATAR, encoded by the exons GGTTCCTCTGGAGAAGGGTAAGACAGCGAGGGAGAACCTGGAAGAGCAAGGTCTTTGGGAGGAATACCGTCTCAAATACCCGTACAACCCCATGGTCAAGTTTGACGATAGCTTTGCTGTCGGCGACGAGTCCATGACCAATGACGCTGAT ATGGCTTACTATGGCATCATCTCCATCGGGACCCCTCCTCAATCCTTCAAGGTCATCTTCGACACCGGATCCTCCAACCTGTGGATTCCCTCGATCTACTGCaacagccgtgcctgca ACAACCACGATAAGTTTAACCCCAGCACCAGCAGCACCTTCAGAAATAACGGCCATGCTCTCAGGATCCAGTACGGCACCGGCAGCATGACCGGATTCCTGGGATACGACACTGTGACC GTGGGTGGACTCGCTGTGAAGAACCAGATCATCGGCCTGAGTGAGACTGAAGCTCCCTTCATGCAGTACATGCGCGCTGACGGTATCCTCGGCCTGGCGTACCCTCGCCTGTCTGCATCCGGCGCTACACCCGTCTTCGACAACATGATGAGTGAGAATCTGGTCAACAAGGACATGTTCTCCGTGTACCTGAGCTC TGACACTCAGCAAGGCAGTGTGGTGACCTTTGGTGGCATTGACCCCAACCATTATTCTGGTTCCATCACCTGGATCCCCCTCTCCCGCGAGCTGTACTGGCAGATCACAGTGGACAG TGTTACTGTCAATGGTGAGGTTGTGGCCTGTAATGGCGGCTGCCAGGCTATCGTTGATACAGGTACTTCTCTGATTGTCGGACCTCAGAGCAGCATCAGCAACATCAACAGCAAAGTGGGAGCTACCAACAACAACGGAGAC TACATGGTCAACTGCAACAGCATTGCCCAATTGCCTGATGTGATCTTCCACATCCACGGAGAGACCTTCACAATCCCAGGCACTGGCTACGTCCGCGGG TCTCAGTCCTATGGCTGCCGTACTGGATTCGGTAACGGAGGAGACAACCTGTGGATCCTGGGAGACGTCTTCATCAGACAGTACTACGCCATCTTCAGCAGAGCCCAGAACATGGTGGGTCTGGCCACGGCTAGATGA